One genomic segment of Planctomycetota bacterium includes these proteins:
- a CDS encoding elongation factor Tu, with product MAKANFERTKPHVNVGTIGHIDHGKTTTTGAILAVQAAKGLALKKSYSDI from the coding sequence ATGGCCAAGGCAAATTTTGAACGTACCAAGCCGCACGTCAACGTAGGCACGATCGGCCACATCGATCACGGCAAGACCACGACCACCGGCGCGATTCTCGCCGTGCAGGCCGCCAAGGGCCTGGCGTTGAAGAAGTCGTATTCCGATATCG